GGattggaggggagaggggcaaaGAGCACAAGAGCAGTCGCTCAGGGACCAGAGCTCAGGGCCTCTTATCACATACTCAGCAGCAGAGAATCAGGTCGGCAAACCGTGGCTTCCGCGACAAATCTCAGCGTCTTACCACCCCTAGAGTAAAGGCCTCTAAGGAAGCGGGTCGCGACCTTCAGGCAGACGGGACCCAGCCAACACCTCATCACAGGCAGAGCAAGAATATACCTGCtgcagtcttccctggtggccacatggggaaagggaggggaggagagttaAGAGGGAATCCACCGACTGCTAGATTGGAGGAGCTGGTGCAGTGCGACCCAGCTGGGGCCTGGGCGCCTTGATGAAGACACTTGCCTTGATGAAGCAGCTGCCCACACTGCCtaccgccccctcctcccccccagCACATAATcaaaaggggagggagggtgtTCCATGGCATCTCTGCTATCGCGAACCAGTGCATCAAAACAAGTTGATTCAGGGCCCTAGGACCTGTAGGGGTAGGTGGGAGCAGcctcccacacccacccacccaccggTTCTGACCCTGAGGAGGTCCTCGAACCAgccacctccccctcctctcGCCTTTCTTGTGAAGGAACTGGACCAGAGACCGAGGAATGGGGATGGGCGGGACTTGAGATTGGTATGAGAGATTCTATTGGTCAACGCAGCTGCCGGTTAGGAGGGCAGCTTGGGCAAGGATTGGCTGCGTGAGACGGGGCGTGGCGCGGCGAAGACTGGGCCCAAGGGGTGGGGCTGACGCTGCAGCTGGCGCAGCTcagacccggagcagccggcgcAGAAAAGCCAAAGCAGCCGCGTTCTACTGCCCGTTCCCGCGCCCGGGCCGGGGCTGGGCCCCCACCGCCGGGTCCCCGGGGGCTGCAGcagaggcggcggcggcgcggcgggCAGGGGCACCGCCCGCAGTTCCCGCCGGGGCCCGGGCGCCGGCCCCGCTCTGCAGGATGGGCACGGTGCTGTCTCTTTCACCCGCCTCCTCGGCCAAGGGCCGGAGGCCCGGCGGGCTGCCCGAGGAGAAGAAGAAGGCGCCGCCCGCGGGAGACGAGGCGCTGGGGGGCTACGGGGCGCCGCCAGCGGGCAAGGGCGGCAAAGGCGAGAGCCGGCTCAAACGGCCGTCCGTGCTCATCTCCGCGCTCACCTGGAAGCGCCTTGTGGCCGCGTCCgccaaaaagaagaaaggcagCAAGAAGGTGACGCCCAAGCCAGCGTCCACCGGCCCCGACCCCCTGGTCCAGCAACGCAACCGCGAGAACCTTCTCCGCAAAGGTCGGGATCCCCCCGACGGCGGCGGCGCCGCCAAGCCCCTGGCGGTGCCCGTGCCCACTGTGCCCGCGGCCGCCGCCACCTGCGAGCCGCCGTCGGGGAGCAGCGCCGGCGTTCCGCCGCCAGGCTCGGGCGGAGggaagccgccgccgccgccgcccccagcCCCGCAGGCGGCGCCGCCGGTCCCTGGTGGCTCGCCGCGGCGGGTCATCGTGCAGGCTTCAACCGGCGAGCTGCTGCGCTGCCTGGGCGACTTCGTGTGCCGGCGCTGCTACCGTCTCAAGGAGCTGAGCCCAGGCGAGCTGGTGGGCTGGTTCCGCGGAGTGGACCGCTCGCTGCTGCTGCAGGGCTGGCAAGACCAGGCCTTCATTACGCCCGCCAACCTGGTGTTCGTGTACCTGCTGTGCCGCGAGTCGCTGCGCGGGGACGAGCTGGCGTCGGCCGCCGAGCTGCAGGCCGCCTTCCTCACCTGCCTCTACCTCGCCTACTCCTACATGGGCAACGAAATCTCCTACCCGCTCAAGCCCTTCCTCGTGGAGCCCGACAAGGAGCGCTTCTGGCAACGCTGCCTGCGCCTCATCCAGCGGCTCAGCCCGCAGATGCTGCGGCTCAACGCCGACCCCCACTTCTTCACGCAGGTCTTCCAAGACCTCAAGAACGAGGGCGAGGCCTCCGCCAGCGCCGGGGGTCCACCCAACGGGGGCGCGCCCGCGgccccctccacctcctcctcctcctcctcctcggccGCCAGGGACAGCTGCGCGACTGGAGCCAAGCACTGGACTATGAACTTGGACCGCTAGGGATAACCCAGGGCcgcgcccgccccccgccccagccccttACACAC
The window above is part of the Bos javanicus breed banteng chromosome 2, ARS-OSU_banteng_1.0, whole genome shotgun sequence genome. Proteins encoded here:
- the CDK5R2 gene encoding cyclin-dependent kinase 5 activator 2; the encoded protein is MGTVLSLSPASSAKGRRPGGLPEEKKKAPPAGDEALGGYGAPPAGKGGKGESRLKRPSVLISALTWKRLVAASAKKKKGSKKVTPKPASTGPDPLVQQRNRENLLRKGRDPPDGGGAAKPLAVPVPTVPAAAATCEPPSGSSAGVPPPGSGGGKPPPPPPPAPQAAPPVPGGSPRRVIVQASTGELLRCLGDFVCRRCYRLKELSPGELVGWFRGVDRSLLLQGWQDQAFITPANLVFVYLLCRESLRGDELASAAELQAAFLTCLYLAYSYMGNEISYPLKPFLVEPDKERFWQRCLRLIQRLSPQMLRLNADPHFFTQVFQDLKNEGEASASAGGPPNGGAPAAPSTSSSSSSSAARDSCATGAKHWTMNLDR